A region of Hymenobacter sp. J193 DNA encodes the following proteins:
- the traM gene encoding conjugative transposon protein TraM produces the protein MAAASENIEPEIKAAPTEPTAPVSPSAQIEQQRRLEQEAQSTPARPNTDELVEAFVADTLGQALRRKRRAAAATLAARRRQEEARLAAADVDTIETTLQDPTTGSYHAQMLVVPRRRPGQVVGASARQASYRAGRGLRAGLLPATDTDGTPFETDPDVLAMLGSSPPETRAAYERMTGKRFRDPKAAAQTLANRANAAGRDGFNTVKVGNSARMMAQGSQAELTPDVFFKCVINGEQKVRTGSVVLLRLQEDAVVSGVTFPKNSVFAGIASVGTNNVMLEVNRLGPTRVAASIYDYNYLPGIMIDPVKRVAKDASLAGQDLQQQSMQEVSTAIDRSASAANSVVGVGGRVAMNVLSRSQDPHQAAGGVAARRLPHPDYYGRCRPTGASHGVRPLTLSIHSFYNHEKDSFSGPGGCRVDTCPGWSGPGPDGRQ, from the coding sequence GTGGCGGCGGCTTCGGAAAACATCGAGCCCGAAATCAAGGCCGCGCCCACCGAGCCCACCGCCCCTGTTTCGCCCTCGGCGCAAATCGAGCAGCAGCGGCGGCTGGAACAGGAAGCTCAGAGCACGCCGGCTCGCCCTAACACTGACGAACTGGTGGAAGCGTTTGTCGCCGACACCCTGGGCCAGGCCCTGCGCCGGAAGCGGCGGGCCGCGGCGGCTACCCTGGCCGCCCGTCGCCGGCAGGAGGAAGCCCGCTTGGCCGCGGCCGACGTGGACACGATTGAAACGACTCTGCAGGACCCTACCACGGGTTCTTACCACGCGCAAATGCTGGTGGTCCCCCGGCGTCGCCCCGGCCAGGTAGTAGGCGCTTCGGCCCGCCAGGCGAGCTACCGGGCTGGCCGGGGCCTGCGGGCCGGGCTGCTGCCCGCGACCGATACTGACGGCACCCCGTTTGAAACAGACCCGGACGTGCTGGCTATGCTGGGCTCCTCGCCGCCCGAAACCCGCGCCGCCTACGAGCGCATGACGGGCAAGCGCTTCCGTGACCCCAAAGCGGCCGCGCAAACCCTGGCCAATCGTGCTAACGCTGCCGGCAGGGATGGCTTCAACACCGTCAAGGTGGGCAACTCCGCCCGGATGATGGCCCAGGGCAGCCAGGCCGAGCTCACGCCGGACGTGTTTTTCAAGTGCGTCATAAACGGCGAGCAGAAGGTGCGCACGGGCTCGGTGGTCCTGCTGCGCCTGCAGGAAGACGCCGTGGTGTCGGGCGTAACCTTCCCCAAGAACTCGGTCTTCGCCGGCATTGCCAGCGTGGGCACCAACAACGTGATGCTGGAAGTCAACCGCCTCGGGCCCACCCGGGTCGCGGCCAGCATCTACGACTACAACTACCTGCCGGGCATCATGATTGACCCGGTTAAGCGGGTCGCCAAGGATGCCAGCCTCGCCGGCCAGGACCTGCAGCAGCAATCCATGCAGGAAGTGAGCACCGCCATCGACCGCTCGGCCTCGGCCGCTAACTCGGTGGTGGGCGTGGGCGGGCGCGTGGCCATGAACGTGCTCAGCCGCTCCCAAGACCCGCACCAAGCTGCGGGAGGTGTTGCTGCCCGACGGCTACCCCATCCTGATTACTACGGCCGCTGCCGGCCAACTGGGGCCAGCCACGGCGTCAGGCCGCTAACCCTTTCCATTCACTCATTCTACAACCAT